GCAGTGCTGCTAGTGAAAAATGATCGATGGGTAAGCcatttgttttgtttcattAGTAGATAAACAGCAAAATGCTTCAAGATTCAGTTGCGCTCTGTAATCTGTTGAAAGCGGttgttcaaaaatctaaacCATGGGTTCGTTTACCGTAGAAAAGTGTCCCCAATCATACGACGAGTACAAGTTGACATTAGATGAGCAACATCTGCAAAAGGTCCGTAACGAACTCAACGAAACAGACGAAAATCGGGCTCAATCGTTGGCTCAAATGCGTGAATGGATCGCCAAACACCCGCACATAAAGAAATGCCGAACGGATTCAATATTCTTGTTGCGCTTTTTGAGAATGCGAAAATTTTCAGTCCCAATGGCGCAAGAAAGCCTGGAGCGGTACCTGACAGCGCTACGATCGTTTCCACAGTGGTTCCGGAACCTCGATCCACTGGACGGGGAGATCAGGCTTTTCAACAAGGCCGGAATGCTCACCAACCTAGGTCGGGACACACTCGGTCGTACCGTCGTACTTCTTCGGGCACGTGCCTTCAATCCGGAACGATTCACCTCGGCTCATGTTGTACGGCAGATCATGCTTCTGCTGGAGACTACCATCGACGAAGAAGAATCACAAATCAATGGCTACGTGGTGATTGCTGATTACGAAGCGATTTCACTGAAGCTGCTTTCCGTGTGGTCCTTGACCGATGTCAGCAATGCATCGGACAGCCTTTTCCAGTCATTCCCGTTGCGAATTCAAGAGATCCACGCAATAGGAGTCCCCAGATTTTTGAAGATAGTATCAGACATGGCGTTGTCTTGCATGAGCGAGAAGATCAGGAATCGTGTTACCGTAAGTaatatttctagaatttctagtAAGGTGAAATCTCTTTTGCCAATTAGTCAATCGTGCATTGCATAAGATAATTTTTTAAGCTAGAATGAGTTCAAATTGATTGATGGGTAGCACATTTGTTCCGGATTATTTATCTGAAAGATCTTCAAGCTTGAACTAGTAAAATTAGAACAAATCATTACACTTCAGTCGTGCTCTGTTATCA
Above is a genomic segment from Culex pipiens pallens isolate TS unplaced genomic scaffold, TS_CPP_V2 Cpp_Un0020, whole genome shotgun sequence containing:
- the LOC128093725 gene encoding alpha-tocopherol transfer protein-like, producing MGSFTVEKCPQSYDEYKLTLDEQHLQKVRNELNETDENRAQSLAQMREWIAKHPHIKKCRTDSIFLLRFLRMRKFSVPMAQESLERYLTALRSFPQWFRNLDPLDGEIRLFNKAGMLTNLGRDTLGRTVVLLRARAFNPERFTSAHVVRQIMLLLETTIDEEESQINGYVVIADYEAISLKLLSVWSLTDVSNASDSLFQSFPLRIQEIHAIGVPRFLKIVSDMALSCMSEKIRNRVTVSNISRISSKVKSLLPISQSCIA